In Pseudomonadota bacterium, one genomic interval encodes:
- a CDS encoding GGDEF domain-containing protein encodes MDHPYRQFSDEELKHIHLFSSVSLESIKGLLESCSTFELEPDMVLIRPGEINHTVYFLLKGYLRIHLDKINSEPIAILGPGESVGEMSIIDQQPTSAFVVADEYSRLLVMDEDVLWSLVQASHAAACNLLFIMTKRLRHTDLVIVEGTSIEQVYSHYGSVDALTGLHNRYWVDNALKRQFARSLTSGSPLSIIMIDIDHFKKFNDLYGHQFGDSVLYSVAHIMSEHLRPTELIARYGGDQFIIVLPGYNIRKARVIAERVQKEVNKAEPLVLSGKTLHHPSISIGIAERKKGQTLELLIAGADSALYMAKTSGRNCISE; translated from the coding sequence CCATACAGGCAGTTCAGCGATGAAGAGTTAAAACATATCCATCTCTTTTCTTCTGTGAGCCTTGAGTCTATCAAGGGGTTACTCGAATCCTGCTCGACGTTCGAGTTGGAGCCTGATATGGTATTGATTAGACCAGGAGAGATTAATCACACCGTATATTTCCTCTTGAAGGGTTATCTAAGAATTCACCTCGACAAAATTAATAGTGAACCGATTGCGATACTTGGTCCCGGCGAAAGCGTTGGGGAAATGTCCATCATTGATCAGCAGCCAACATCAGCTTTTGTTGTTGCCGATGAATATTCCAGATTGCTGGTAATGGACGAAGATGTTTTGTGGTCGTTGGTTCAGGCATCCCATGCAGCAGCGTGTAATTTACTTTTTATAATGACGAAGCGTTTACGTCATACTGACTTGGTTATTGTAGAGGGAACAAGCATTGAACAGGTGTATAGCCACTACGGCAGCGTGGATGCCCTGACAGGCTTACATAATCGTTACTGGGTTGACAATGCCTTGAAGAGACAGTTTGCGCGCTCCTTAACCAGCGGATCTCCTTTATCTATAATTATGATAGACATCGACCACTTTAAAAAGTTTAATGACCTTTACGGACATCAATTTGGAGACAGCGTTCTCTATTCGGTTGCGCATATTATGAGTGAACATCTGCGGCCAACAGAATTGATTGCCCGTTACGGCGGAGATCAATTCATCATTGTTCTCCCCGGGTATAATATAAGAAAAGCGAGAGTTATTGCAGAGCGGGTTCAGAAAGAAGTGAATAAAGCAGAGCCTCTGGTGTTGTCTGGAAAAACGCTTCATCATCCTTCAATTTCCATAGGAATTGCAGAGAGAAAGAAAGGGCAAACGCTGGAATTGCTTATCGCTGGAGCCGATAGTGCCTTGTACATGGCAAAAACCTCAGGGCGCAACTGTATTTCAGAATAG